Below is a window of Armatimonadota bacterium DNA.
GCTTTGCTAAACGTCACCGAGCCCAGAATATGCTCCTCAAACGCCTCGTAGGCGAATGGCGCAACCGCCTTGGCGCACTTGGCCAGTGCCTCGGCATACACCCGAATCTCGTACTGGGCGTGCGGGTCGATGCGCAACCGGATGAAGTGGAAGAGGTTGTGCAGGTCGATCTGCCAATACCACTCCGTATAAAGCGACAATGGCAGGTTCGTGCGCGCCAGTTCGCGCGCCACACCCTTGTCGATCATGTCCGTGTAGTCGGTGTACGCGTCCTTCTGCTCCTTCTCCATCTGCGCGATGATCGCCAGCGCATCGTCGAGGGGCAGTGAGTCCGAGCGGCCCTGCTTGTTGTTGGCGCTTTGAAACGCCACCTGCGACGGTTCCGGCACATAGAACTCGTCCTTCATGATGCTGTAGCGACCGGAAATCTCGTTGAGGCGCGCCGTTCGGTGGCGGATCCACTGCCTGGCGATGAAGATCGGCATTTTGCAGTGGAACGTCAGTTGGACCTGCTCGAACGGGCTGGTGTGCCAATGCTTGATCAGATAATGGATCAGCGCTCGGTCTTGGCGGACCGTTTTGGTCCCTTCGCCATAGCTCACGCGGGCCGACTGCACGATGCGTTGGTCGCCACCCATATAGTCCACCAGTCGAACGAAACCTTTGTCCAGAACCTTGATCTCTTGATCGAGGAGGGCTTCGGCTTCGGGGACTACGGTGCGTGCCATGGGACCTGAATTTTACTTGAAGTGCTCGACCAGGATGACCGAATCGTAGACTTCCATTTCGGGATTTTCTTCGATCATGCGAAGGATGCTCTGGATGACGTTTTCAACCTGCACGGCATCCGATCCGGCCACCGCGACGCCGACGGTCGCATTGCCCAGTAGATCATGGTCGCCGACTTCATGAATACTGACGTGAAACGCATTCCGTACTCGTTCAATTTGTTTTCGTAATATGCTTCGCTTATCTTTTAAGGAATAAGTACTGTTTATGCGTATTTCGACTCTCAAAACCCCGTATATGATGTGTTTTTCATGCGCTCGTCGGTGATTGACTTCCCCTATAATCAGCATCTATGCGACGAGCATTTACTTTGATTGAACTTCTGGTCGTTATTGCGATCATTGCAATCCTGGCTGCGATCCTTTTTCCCGTTTTCGCTCAAGCGAAAGAAGCGGCCAAGCAGACGAAGGCCCTAGCCCAAATGAAGCAACTCGGCACATCGCTGATGATCTATTCTGGCGACAACGACGACTACTTTGTACCCGCTTCGGCACGAAGCCTGGATACTTCAATCGATCCGGTTATCTGGACCGAGGGGCTTTACCCGTACGTCAAGAACGAAGACATCTTTGTTTCGCCTGCTGCCTCGGATTCCAAGATGGCGAAGAACTGGTCGACTCGGCGCATTCAGAGCGTCGGCTATAGCGACGCGACCGGTGTCGATCCTAACAGCACGGCCGTTCCTGGTTCAGCGGCTCCGGGCACCGAAGGATTCACGTCTGCGGCTTCGTTTTCCCAAGCCGAGGAGTCAGCCCGCACAGGTTTGATCGTCACGACTCCGCACACGGTCGGCACGACCAAGGAGCGTGGTTACGTCTTCAACCCTTACAACGGCGCAACGCCCACGACAGGCACGGCGGCCGAGAACTACATGAACGGCTTGCCCCTCATATCCGACGTGAACCTTTGCACCACGCCGGGAAAGATGCCAATTGGCACCCCATGCACCGACCTCGGCGGAGGATTTTTCGACTGCTCGTCGCTATCGGCTGGAGCCCTCAAGCCAGTCTATGGGCGATTCCGAGCCGATCGTCAGGGTAACGGCGCGACGCCGGTCATTTTTGCCGACGGCCACGCAAAGGTCTTCTCCTCAAACAGCCTGAATTCGTTCGGAAAAGTCATTTGGCGCTTCCGATAAGTTAACGAAATTCCCTCACGATGCGTATTGCTAGTGAGGGAATTTTGACGCTCAATATACTGTTTGGATGTGATCGGCTCGACGTTGACGGTTTCGCATGGGAGTTTCTCAATTCGGAGGTCACGAGCTCCTTTGTCGAGGCGTGCCAACCACTTTTCGACCAGGCGGAAAACAGGTTCGGAGTTCGCGATGCAGCGCAAAAATCTTCCCACCTCTCCGGCTTAATTGATCGGGCTCTGTTACCGCTGGCGCATCGCTATTTGCATCCCCAGGCGTTTCTCGTTCGTAGCACCCTCTTCGACAAGCCCCAGGATTCCAATTGGGCGGTGCCGTGGCACCAAGACGTCACCATCGAGGTGGCGGAAAGGCACGAAATCGAAGGCTTCGGACCGTGGTCGGTTAAAGAAGGAGTCATTTCGGTTCAGCCACCAGCTTCCGTCCTTCAGAAGATGCTCACTCTGCGGCTCCATCTCGACCCGACCGACGCCGAAAACGGTGCACTGATGGTCGAGCCGGGTAGCCACCTTCAGGGGAAGCTGAGAATCAACGAAATTGTCGCCGAGGACCCGGTGCTCTGCGCCTGTCAGGCCGGAGAAATCCTCATGATGAAGCCATTGCTGTTCCACGCCTCGAATCGATCAATTTCCGACCGTCCGAGGCGTGTGCTTCACCTTGATTTCGCGTACGAGGGCTTGCCCGCCCCACTGGAGTGGCGTCGAGCCTACTCGCCGTCTTCGAGGTAGCGCATCTCTTCCGGCGTCAGAGTGACGTCCGGAACTTTGACGTTCTGCTCGACGTCGCTGACCTTTCTCAATCCGCAAAGCGCAAAGGCCGGGAACGGCTGATTGAGCACCCACGCCAGTGCGATCTGCGTGGCGCTGAGGCCGTGCTTCTCGCCAAGCTCTTTTGCCCGTTCGCGGCGAGCGCGGCTAACGTCGCAGTCATAGGCGGCGATGACTTCGGGATCATCAGTGCCAGCGAAAAATCCGCGAGCAGCCGACGACCATGCGAAGAGCGGTAACTGCGACTCCTGGTGCCAGTCCCGTCCGGCGCGATCGATGGTCAAGCATCCGCCCCAAAGCGGCTTCACATTGTGGGCCAGAGTCAAATTAGGGTTGTTGCACGAAAAGCCTTGCTGGCCTGATTTCTCGGCATAGGCGTTGGCGGCGGCGACACGCTCCACGCGCCAGTTCGATCCGCCATAGGCAGTGATCAGACCGCGTTTGATGAAGCCGTTCATGAAGTCCACAACCTCTTCGACCGGCACGTTCTCGTCATCGCGATGGAAAACGTAGAGGTCGGTGTGGTCAATGCCCAGATTGGCGTGGTTCTCAAAAATGTCGGAGCTGGTATCGCCTGCCGATAGCCGCGGCGAACCGTACGGGTGGTTGCCTTTGTTCAGAAAAACCAGCTTGTGAGCGTTATGCCGAGCCTTCAGCCACGCTCCAAGAATGTTGCTGTTCGCTCCGTAGCAGTGGGCGGTATCGAAGCAATTCCCGCCCGCCGCCACAAAGGCGTCGAGCGTCTTAAAGGAGTCAGCCGGAGCCGCGCCCATCAGCCAGTCGGTGCCACAGACGATCTTAGAAATATCTTTGTCGAGGTGAGGAATCCGTCCGTATTTCACGCCTTTGCCTCCGCGCCAAACACGATGCCCGCCGACTTGCGAAGCTTGTCGAGCGTTCGCATCTGCTGCATGGTGTCTTCAAGCGTGACGTAGGGGCATTCCTTCTGGTCGAAGAACTCGGCGACCGCATCGGCCTCGGCGGCGTACAATTCCGCGTTCGTGATGCTCAAATCAACGGTTTCGGCGAGGCTATAGCCTTCATAGCGGTGCAGTTTCGCACCAGTGCGCTGCTTCCATGGGTCTTCGATGACGATTCGGCCCTTGTTGCCATAAATCGTCGCGCCGTTGTCGCAGACAATGCCGACGCCGGTGGTGAAGACCGCCGATCGGTCGCCGGAAAATCGTAGCTGGCCGCTACCGATCCAGTCCACTCCCTTCGCGCTCTTTTGAGAAATATACGAAACATCGGAGGGCTCTTCGCCAAAGGCCATTCGGGCGATCGAAACGCAGTACGTGCCGACATCCATCAGCCCGCCGCCGCCCAGTTCAGGGTCGTTGCGGAAGTTCGCCCAGTCTTCACCGGCTTGGAAAGCGAATTCGGCGTTCACGAGCTTCACTTCGCCGATTGCGCCGCTCGAAATCCATTCGCGAACCTTGGCCGTCTGCTTGGTGCATCGGTACATGAACGCTTCCATGAAGAAGACACCTGCTTCCTTCACGGCGGCTAATGCCCGCTCCGCTTCAACGGCGTTCAGCGTAAACGGCTTTTCGCACAGGATTCCTTTGCCAGCCTTCGCGACGGCAATGGTGTCATCCATGTGCATATGGTGTGGGGTCGCGATGTAGACCGCGTCCACATCCGGATGGTTATAGACCTCGGCGTAGGAACCGTAAGGCGTCCCGCCGTGCTTTTCACAAAAAGCCGTCGCGCGATCGAGGGTGCGCGAGCCGACGGCAACCAATTCGCCCGAGTTGCAGACGGAAAGGCCTTCGGCAAACTGATTTGCGATACTTCCGGTGGCGAGGATTCCCCAACGAAGCCGTTTTGACATACCGGCAAAAGGATACTTTGAAATCGTCAAGAATTAAGGCTACAGTCCACCCGTTTAACGAAATATATCATTCAACATAGTTCTTATGCCGTTTTCCAACGACTTTTCCTGGGGCGTCGCTACCGCCAGCTACCAAATCGAAGGATCCCCTTATATGGCCGGCGGCGGACATTCCGTTTGGGATATGTTCTGCCAGCGTCCGGGCAAAGTCCTCGATGGAAGCAATGGCGCCGTTGCATGCGACCACTATAACCGCTACCGAGAAGACGCTGCCCTGATGAAGGAGCTCGGGATTCCCAACTACCGCATGTCCATTGCTTGGCCCCGAGTCATTCCTGACGGCACGGGAGCCGTGAGTGAAAAGGGCCTTGATTTTTACGACCGGCTGATCGACGAACTGCTCGCCAACGGTGTGAAGCCCCATGTGACCCTGTATCATTGGGACACGCCGTACGAGGTTTACCTTCGAGGAGGCTGGCTGAATCCGGATATCTCCGAATGGTTCGCTCGTTACACCGAGATCGTCGTGAAGAAACTGGGCGACCGCGTCGCCTCTTGGATGACCCTGAACGAGCCACAGTGCTTCATCGGTCTCGGTATGGAGAACGGACACCATGCTCCCGGCGACAAGCTCGGTAAGCAAGAGGTTCTTTGGGCTGCGCACAATGCACTGCTTTCCCACGGCAAAGCTGTGCAGGTCATTCGGGCCAACGTCAAGGACTCGCGCATTGGCTGGGCGCCGGTAGGTCAGTGCGCTATTCCCGCGTCAGACAAACCCGAAGACGTCCAGGCCGCTCGCATGCTGACCACCGAGATGACCACGGTGGATACGTGGTCCACGCCGCTGTGGAGCGATCCGGTGT
It encodes the following:
- a CDS encoding FAD-dependent thymidylate synthase, whose amino-acid sequence is MARTVVPEAEALLDQEIKVLDKGFVRLVDYMGGDQRIVQSARVSYGEGTKTVRQDRALIHYLIKHWHTSPFEQVQLTFHCKMPIFIARQWIRHRTARLNEISGRYSIMKDEFYVPEPSQVAFQSANNKQGRSDSLPLDDALAIIAQMEKEQKDAYTDYTDMIDKGVARELARTNLPLSLYTEWYWQIDLHNLFHFIRLRIDPHAQYEIRVYAEALAKCAKAVAPFAYEAFEEHILGSVTFSKAECAALSRMLDGGEPELDERPLKAFLEKVEKLRASVPVEAPEEFVSPTG
- a CDS encoding aldo/keto reductase, which translates into the protein MKYGRIPHLDKDISKIVCGTDWLMGAAPADSFKTLDAFVAAGGNCFDTAHCYGANSNILGAWLKARHNAHKLVFLNKGNHPYGSPRLSAGDTSSDIFENHANLGIDHTDLYVFHRDDENVPVEEVVDFMNGFIKRGLITAYGGSNWRVERVAAANAYAEKSGQQGFSCNNPNLTLAHNVKPLWGGCLTIDRAGRDWHQESQLPLFAWSSAARGFFAGTDDPEVIAAYDCDVSRARRERAKELGEKHGLSATQIALAWVLNQPFPAFALCGLRKVSDVEQNVKVPDVTLTPEEMRYLEDGE
- a CDS encoding phytanoyl-CoA dioxygenase, with the protein product MRIASEGILTLNILFGCDRLDVDGFAWEFLNSEVTSSFVEACQPLFDQAENRFGVRDAAQKSSHLSGLIDRALLPLAHRYLHPQAFLVRSTLFDKPQDSNWAVPWHQDVTIEVAERHEIEGFGPWSVKEGVISVQPPASVLQKMLTLRLHLDPTDAENGALMVEPGSHLQGKLRINEIVAEDPVLCACQAGEILMMKPLLFHASNRSISDRPRRVLHLDFAYEGLPAPLEWRRAYSPSSR
- a CDS encoding prepilin-type N-terminal cleavage/methylation domain-containing protein, yielding MRRAFTLIELLVVIAIIAILAAILFPVFAQAKEAAKQTKALAQMKQLGTSLMIYSGDNDDYFVPASARSLDTSIDPVIWTEGLYPYVKNEDIFVSPAASDSKMAKNWSTRRIQSVGYSDATGVDPNSTAVPGSAAPGTEGFTSAASFSQAEESARTGLIVTTPHTVGTTKERGYVFNPYNGATPTTGTAAENYMNGLPLISDVNLCTTPGKMPIGTPCTDLGGGFFDCSSLSAGALKPVYGRFRADRQGNGATPVIFADGHAKVFSSNSLNSFGKVIWRFR
- a CDS encoding gfo/Idh/MocA family oxidoreductase, which produces MSKRLRWGILATGSIANQFAEGLSVCNSGELVAVGSRTLDRATAFCEKHGGTPYGSYAEVYNHPDVDAVYIATPHHMHMDDTIAVAKAGKGILCEKPFTLNAVEAERALAAVKEAGVFFMEAFMYRCTKQTAKVREWISSGAIGEVKLVNAEFAFQAGEDWANFRNDPELGGGGLMDVGTYCVSIARMAFGEEPSDVSYISQKSAKGVDWIGSGQLRFSGDRSAVFTTGVGIVCDNGATIYGNKGRIVIEDPWKQRTGAKLHRYEGYSLAETVDLSITNAELYAAEADAVAEFFDQKECPYVTLEDTMQQMRTLDKLRKSAGIVFGAEAKA
- a CDS encoding DUF503 family protein, giving the protein MLIIGEVNHRRAHEKHIIYGVLRVEIRINSTYSLKDKRSILRKQIERVRNAFHVSIHEVGDHDLLGNATVGVAVAGSDAVQVENVIQSILRMIEENPEMEVYDSVILVEHFK
- a CDS encoding beta-glucosidase — its product is MPFSNDFSWGVATASYQIEGSPYMAGGGHSVWDMFCQRPGKVLDGSNGAVACDHYNRYREDAALMKELGIPNYRMSIAWPRVIPDGTGAVSEKGLDFYDRLIDELLANGVKPHVTLYHWDTPYEVYLRGGWLNPDISEWFARYTEIVVKKLGDRVASWMTLNEPQCFIGLGMENGHHAPGDKLGKQEVLWAAHNALLSHGKAVQVIRANVKDSRIGWAPVGQCAIPASDKPEDVQAARMLTTEMTTVDTWSTPLWSDPVFFGKYPKVVEEFWETCYRKPTDADMKTIAQPLDFYGANIYHASTVKMGQDGKPETVEYPFGGARTIYHWPITPEALYWGPKFFYERYGKPIVITENGMGLSDWVQLDGKIHDPQRIDYVTRYLRQLERAATDGVQVDGYFLWSFMDNFEWNEGFRFRFGLVHVDYETQKRTPKESAYWYRDVIRSNGASIH